AAGCAACCAAATACGTAATATATGGAGGAGTAGGAATGGGCTTGGTGCTTGTCGCTGTAAAATGCGAATAAGCCACTGGATAACCAGTAGCATCAAGTATTTTCTTCAATTCAGTAAGTGTCATGGTCTCACCGCCTGTTCAACCTTAGTTAAAAATTCATCAACAGCTTTTTGCTCTGCCGGTGCAATGTGAACTTTGGCAGGTACACGACCGCCACCTCGTTTAACATGGCCTTTTTCTAACAGGTGGGTAAGCTGGTAATCTGTTTTGTTGTGGACTATCCTTTTTCCACGAACATTTTTTATTCTCCAGCCTTTACGATATGAGCCAGTCTTCTTAGGACTGATGTTTCTCAATTCATCTACCAAATCGTTCGCTACTTCTTCAGCTGCTGTATCTACGTCTTCAGAAACCACGTTAGCATATCTCTGTAATTCCCTCACAATTTCATTTGCTAAGTTTCCAACACTAGCCAC
The DNA window shown above is from Neobacillus sp. WH10 and carries:
- a CDS encoding HK97 gp10 family phage protein, with product MASVGNLANEIVRELQRYANVVSEDVDTAAEEVANDLVDELRNISPKKTGSYRKGWRIKNVRGKRIVHNKTDYQLTHLLEKGHVKRGGGRVPAKVHIAPAEQKAVDEFLTKVEQAVRP